The genomic stretch TACCGGGTATGCACGCCCCATGAACAGGATATGAGACCCCCTTGCCGGACAAGGTGCGGCCCCGGGGGGCCGCAGGCTAGGCAACCGGGGGTGACACATCGTATTCGTCCTCGATCTCGCCGACGATCTCCTCCACGATATCCTCAAGGGTGACCAGCCCGGAGACTCTGCCGTTCCTAGTGACCGCCATGGCCATGTGCTGCCCCATCTGCTTCAAATGGAGAAGCGCCTGGGAGATCTTCTCGGTCTCCGGAAGGAAAACGACGGGACGCCTCACCCGGAGGAGAGGAGTCTCCGCATCCAATCCGAGAATGTCCTGAACCGCAACGTAGCCGACGATGTTGTCGGTCCGATCTTCAAACACGGGAAGCCGCGAAAAACCGCTCTCTCTGATCCGAGAGGCCGCATCGCGTACCGTTCCTTTCACATCGACCATCACCACCCGCTCGAGTGGAACCATGATCGATCCAACCAGGGTCTCGCTGAAACGGAACAGGTGGCCGATCATCTCCTGCTCCTCAACGTTCAGGTCGCTCTGGCCCTCCATGATAAGGAGCTTCAATTCCTCTCTGGTAACAAAGGGGCTCTTCCTCTTGTCCTCATCGCCGAGAAGGAGAGAGATCCCCCTGGCTGGGAGGGAACAGATCTGGATGAGGGGATAGAGAATCACCGAGAACAACTCCACCACAGGGACGACTCTCAGGACGAGCCAGTTGGCGTGCCGATAGAAAAGGGTCTTCGGCAGGTTCTCACCGAAGATAAGCATGACCGGGGTCATGACGACGGTGGCCGCGACCATGGCGAGATTCTCCCGCTGATCCAGAAGGGACAAGGCGTAGGTGGCTGCCAGAATAGAGCCGAGAACCACGAATACGTTGTTTCCCACCAGTGCAGCCGTCAGGACCCGCTCGGGCCGAGCCAGAGACTTCTCGACGGCTATCGCACTCCTATTGCCCAGACTTGCCAGATGGCGAATCTTGATTCTGCTGGCCGAAATGATCGCGGTTTCGGCACCGGAGAAAAAAGCCGAGCCGATGACACAACACAGGATGAGAATCAGATCGCTCATTCCGAGGTCCGTGCCCCTCTCTTTCTCACTCTCTTGACCAACATCCTGACTATACGGTTGGGCTGGGCTTTGACGACCTCGAACTCGAGGTCCCCTATCCTCAATCGCTCCTTCGTTTCCGGAATCCTGCCCAAACGGTTGACGACATAGCCTCCTATGCTCTGGGCGTTAGGATCCTTCAGGCTGGTCCCCATCTTGCGGTTGAAGACATCGAGTTCCAGAACGCCTTTGACCAAGACGGCATTCGGCCCGATTCTTCTGAACAGATCCCTTCTCGGAAGAGCGGAGAAGGCCTCTCCCACGATCTCCTCCAGGAGGTCGTCCATCGTCACGATCCCGCAGTAGACACCATACTCGTCGATAACCACGCAGAAGTGCTGTTTCGTTGCCCTCAGTTCCCTGAAGAGGGAATCGATCCGGCGGGTCTCGGGGACGAACCGGACAGGACGGATCAGGTCCCTCAGGGACTCTGCGTCGGGTTTTTGGACAAAATCCTTTATGTGGAGGCTCCCGACAATGCGGTCTTCCTGCCCCTCATAGACCGGTGCCCTCGAATAGTGACGGGATCTCAGAATCTTCAGGGCCTCCCGTGGAGGGGTATCCACGCACAGGGCCACCACCTGTACCCTGGGTGTCATTACCTGCTGGACCGTCTTGTCGCCGAAAGAGAAGACCCTCTGGATGATCTCCCTTTCCAGGCGGTTTACCACACCCTCCTTGAAGCCGATGTCCACGAGGGTCTGGAGTTCCTCTTCGGTGAGTTCGCGACTTTCCCCGATGGCGGAAACCCCAAGAAGGGAGAGGAGCAACTCGGTGGTCCGCCTCAGAAGGCGCCGTATCGGGCTGACAAGGGTGGAGAAGACATTCAGAGGCCTCACAACCCAGGAGGCGACTCTCTCGGGCCTTTGAACCGCAATGGTCTTCGGGGTGATCTCCCCGAAGAGGAGAATCAGCAGGGTCATGGTGAGAGTGGAAATGCCGACGGCTCCTTTCCCCTGAAGAAAAACCGAGATGATGTTCTCACCGAGGCTGGAGGCGGCGATATTCACCAGGGTATTTCCCAAAAGCAGAGTCGCCAGGAGGCGGGCAGGATTTTCCATGGTCCTGGCAATGAGCCGTTTGGTCGGGCTTTTACTCCTTTTGAATCCCCTCAGCTTTGCAGAGCCCA from Deltaproteobacteria bacterium encodes the following:
- a CDS encoding HlyC/CorC family transporter, with translation MSDLILILCCVIGSAFFSGAETAIISASRIKIRHLASLGNRSAIAVEKSLARPERVLTAALVGNNVFVVLGSILAATYALSLLDQRENLAMVAATVVMTPVMLIFGENLPKTLFYRHANWLVLRVVPVVELFSVILYPLIQICSLPARGISLLLGDEDKRKSPFVTREELKLLIMEGQSDLNVEEQEMIGHLFRFSETLVGSIMVPLERVVMVDVKGTVRDAASRIRESGFSRLPVFEDRTDNIVGYVAVQDILGLDAETPLLRVRRPVVFLPETEKISQALLHLKQMGQHMAMAVTRNGRVSGLVTLEDIVEEIVGEIEDEYDVSPPVA
- a CDS encoding HlyC/CorC family transporter, yielding MIVRIAFLLVLLCLSGFFSGSETALFSLGSAKLRGFKRSKSPTKRLIARTMENPARLLATLLLGNTLVNIAASSLGENIISVFLQGKGAVGISTLTMTLLILLFGEITPKTIAVQRPERVASWVVRPLNVFSTLVSPIRRLLRRTTELLLSLLGVSAIGESRELTEEELQTLVDIGFKEGVVNRLEREIIQRVFSFGDKTVQQVMTPRVQVVALCVDTPPREALKILRSRHYSRAPVYEGQEDRIVGSLHIKDFVQKPDAESLRDLIRPVRFVPETRRIDSLFRELRATKQHFCVVIDEYGVYCGIVTMDDLLEEIVGEAFSALPRRDLFRRIGPNAVLVKGVLELDVFNRKMGTSLKDPNAQSIGGYVVNRLGRIPETKERLRIGDLEFEVVKAQPNRIVRMLVKRVRKRGARTSE